The nucleotide window TGCGGCCGCGGCGCGACCGCTGACGTCGGACGACGTGATCGACGCCCTGCACAGCGTCGACGCGTCGGTGGTACGAACGTGGATCTATCAATTCGGCCAGCGCTTCGATCTCACGGGCAATCAGATCAACGCGCTCGCGCGCGCCGACGTACCGGCGACGGTGATGCAGGCGATGGTGGGCAACGCGCCGGACGCCGCGGCCGGGTACGCCGAGCAGATGCATTCGGTGCCGGTGTATCGGGGGACGGTGTTGTCGACGGAGTCGCCGTACGCGTCGTACGGCTACACGAACGGAATGCAGCAGCCCGTCTATCAACAGATGATCTATCAACCCGAAGTGTCGCAGTCGTCGGAGCAGCCGTATTCCGACTACGGCTCATGCGGGTACGGCTACGCGCCCTACGGCGCGTACGGATATTCGCCGTACTCGATGTACAACGCGTGCGGTGTGCCGTTCTCGTATCCGGTGTTCGTCACCGCGTTTCCGCGGAGCACGTTCCGGAATGCTCCGCGCGGCGGGGGGTTGGTTGGCGTTCGGCCCGGATCGCCGCCGCGCGGCGGACGAGGCGGCGGGGGCGGTCGGCGCCGGTAGTCGGACTGCTGTCATCCCTCGCTTCGCTCGGGATGACGATCACAATCACCGCGAACGAAATCACGTGGATTTCGTTCGCGGTTTTTTTGCGCGTGCGCTTCAGCCAGTCGAAGCGAACGCCGCCATATGGCGTTTACACATCGTCCAATTGTCCGCGCGATTTCACGCGCGCGACATACACCAGCAAACTTCTTCAAACTCGAGAAAGCGCGCGTCGCGTCACATGTACAAGGAAAATTTTTCGAGAGCTACACAATCACATAAGACTTTAGTTAAGGTGTCATTCCCGTGTCAGCAAAATGTCAGCAAGTGGCACGCGGTGTGCGGCCCGAGTCGGCGCCGACGAGTTGTCCGTCGTCGCGAGTTTTTTTGTTTCCGTTTTTTTCAGTTTTCTGGTTGGCCGATCGCCCGACTCCCACGGCGACTCGGCGGTTTCACGCTTTCCAGACTTTGCGTCAGGAGACGTTCGCATGTTGTCATTGCGGTCCCGTTGGTACCGCCTGCTCCCACTCGCCGCGCTGATCGCCCTACCGGGCCGGCTCGTGAGCCAGGCCGCAACCATCACCGGACACGTGACCGGAGAGGGCGGTGTTCCGCTCGTCGGCGTCACGGTGTCGATCAACGGCATGGGCCTTGGGTCCATGACCACCACTGACGGTCGTTATTCGTTCACCGTGCCCGCCAGTCGCGTCAGCGGTCAACTCGTCACACTTTCGGCGCGTCGCGTTGGATATGCGCCTGGTACGGCGCAAGTCACGCTGTCGGCAGGCACCATCACGCACGATTTCGTGCTCACCGCGGCCGCGCTGCAGCTCGAGCAGGTCATCGTCACGGGCGCGGGGACGTCGCAAGTCCGTGAGCGCATCGGCAGCACCATCAACAGCGTCGATCCCGCGCAGCTCCAGCGGCAGTCCGTTCCGCAGAACGCGATCTCGGAATTGTCCGGCACCACGCCAAACGTGCGCGTGAACACGCAATCGGGCGAACCCGGCTCGTCGGCGTTCGTGCTCATTCGCGGCGCCACGTCGGTGACCGGCACGAATCAGCCGCTCATCGTCGTCGACAATCAGCCGATCGACAACAGTACGATCTCGACGAACGGCGGCGACGGCTCGACCGTCGCGCAGAATCGCGCGGCCGACCTCAATCCAAACGACATCGAGTCGGTGCAGATCCTGAAGGGCGCGGCGGCGTCCGCGATCTACGGCGCGCGCGCCGCGAATGGCGTCATCCTCATCACGACGAAGAAGGGCGCCAGCGGCCCGACGCGCTACACCTTCGCGTCGACGCAGACCTTCGACAACGTCATCAAGACGTTCCCGCTGCAGCAGCAGTATGGGCAGGGCTCGAACGGCAAGCCCGGCACGTGCACCGATCCGGACTGCAACGCCAGCAGCTTGAGCTGGGGGCCGCTCCTGTCCGGCGTCCCGACGTTCGATCATGGCAAGGAGATCTATGACACCGGCTTGACGAGCGACAATGCGCTCAGCGTCTCCGGCGGCAACAACCGCACGACGTTCTTCCTCTCCGGCGGCCTCACCGACCAGCTCGGAATGATGAAGGGCTCGAACAATCGCTACGATCGCTCGACCGTGCGTCTGTCGGCATCGCATCAACTTCTGAATTCGCTGACGTTCGGCGGCAACTTCTCGTACTTCAACACGCGCGGCGAGTACGTGCAGAAGGGATCGAACACCTCCGGGTTGCTGCTCGGCGCGCTGCGGACGTCGCCCGACTTCAACAACCTGCCGTTCCTGGATCCCGTCTCCGGCCTGCACCGGTCGTATCGCTTTCCGCATCCGACGGCGGCGAGCATCACCGATCCGCGCGGCTACGACAATCCGTTCTTCGTGCTCGACAACCCCGGCAACCGCAGCGAGCTCGGACGATTCCTGGGCAACATGACGGCGAACTGGGTGCCGACGAGCTGGATCGCCGTGAATGAGACGTTCGGCGCCGACAACTACACCGACTCGCGTCTCGAGTCCGCTCCGCTGACTTCGTCCACGGATCCGGTTGGTTTCGTCACGCGCTACACCATCAACAACCTCGAGATCGACCACAACCTGACGGCCACGCTGTCGCACACGTTCAATCCGAACATCGACGCGCGACTCATTCTTGGCCAGAACCTCAACTCGCGGCGCTATCGCGACGTGTACATCTTCGGCGATCAGCTCATCGCGCCGACGCCGTTCGCGATTCAGAACACGGTCAGCTACACGCCGACCGAGACGCGTTCGCTCCGCCACATTCAGGCGTACTTCACACAGGCCGAGCTGGATTTCTACAACCAGCTGCACGTGACGGCGGGCGCTCGCGACGATGGATTCTCGACGTTCGGTTCCGGCAACAAGACGGCGCTCTATCCGAAGATCGACGCCGCATGGACGTTCACGAATTGGTTGAACCACGGCGCGAGCACGGGCAACGAGTGGATCACCAACGGTCGGTTGCGCGCGGCCTACGGTGAGACCGGCCGTGAGCCGCCCGCGTATGCGGCGATCAGCGCGCTGTCGTCCACGAGCACATTCGGGTCGGGCTTCGGCGACGTGATCGGCTCGAAGCAAAGCGGGCAGGGCGGCCTCGTCACGGGCAGCAACCTCGGCAACCCGAATCTCAAGCCCGAGCGCGATCGCGAAGCGGAAGCCGGACTCGATTTCGGCTTCTGGGGAACGCGCTCCGACTTCAGTTTCACGTTTTATAACAAGCGGTCGACGGACGTGATCCTTCCGGCCCCGGTGAATGCCGCGTCGACCGGTGCGTTCACGGAGCTCGTGAACGGCGCGACGCTGACGAACAAGGGCGTCGAGCTGACGCTGAACGTGCGTCCGTACACGTCGCAGAACGTCGACTTCAGCATCGGCGGCAACTGGGCGCGCAACCGCGGACGCGTAGAGTCGCTGCTCGAGGGCGTGCAGTTCATTCCGTACAACACCGAAGGCTTCACGGGGGCGATCGGATCGTCGACGGTCGGCTTCGCGCCGGGCGTGCTCCGCGGCAACGATTGGATTCGCTGTGGCCTCGGCCAGCAGCAAGTGTTGCCGGGAACCGGCGGCGCGGTCGTGAGCGTCGATTCGGCGTGCGGCGCGAGCGCGAAGAAGGGCGCGCTCTATCTCTCGGCGAACGGACAGCCCGTCGCGAATCCTGACGAGCAGGTGATCGCCGATCCGAATCCGAAATGGTCCGGCGGCGTCAACGGTTTGCTGCGTGTCGGCAAGTTCCAGTTTTCGACGCTGTTCGACTTGCGTCACGGCGGCCAGGTTTGGGACGGCACGCGGTCCGCGCTCGATCGTTTCGGCACGGCGCTGGAGACCGACGTGCGCAGTCAACAGGGCGTGTTCGGGCAGAACGTGCTTGCGGGGCAGGCGGTCGCCGGCCCGGGCGCCGGCGTAGTGGCCTTCAAGACGCCGGCGGATTGGCAGGCGTGGTACACCGGTCCTGGCGGGAGCGCCGGTACGGTGCAGTCCCAGTTCGTCGAGGACGGCAGCTTCGTGAAGTGGCGCGAGCTGTCGGTGATCTACACGCTCGACAACGCCTGGCTGCACTCGAAGATGGGCTTGAGCAGCGCGCTCATTCGCGTTGCCGGCCGCAACCTGCACACCTGGACCAAGTATCAGGGTCTCGATCCTGAGACCAACCTCGGCGGGGCCGAGTTCCTGACGCAGGGCATCGACTTCTTCCAGAATCCGCAGACGCGCTCGTTCGTCGTCTCGGTCACGCTCAACCGTTGAATCCAGCATTTCGAGCGGAGGCGCGCAGCGTCGAAGCGAGAAACCATGAATCGTCAATGCGGAATTTCGAGCGGAGGCGCGCAGCGCCGAAGCGCGAAACCATGAATCGTCAATGCGGAATTTCGAGCGGAGGCGCGCAGCGCCGAAGCGAGAAACCATAAAGGAGAACATCGAGTCTTTATGAATAAGAAACTAATCATCGGGCTGATTGGCGCGTCGGCGCTGCTCGTGGCCTGTGGGGACAACTTCCTCACGGGCGGCGAGCTGACCAACGACCCCAATCGCCCGACGCAGGCGACGAGCGGCCAGCTCCTCACCGGCATCGAGGCCAACGTGTGGGCGCAGCTGCAAAGCGACCCCGCGCGCGTGACCAACATGTGGGTGCAGCAGCTCCAGGGCGAGATCCAGCAGTATTTCGCGATCTACAATTATCAGGTGGACGAGCAGACGACGAACGGCTTCCAGGTGTCGCTCTACACGGGCGGCGGCCTGGTGGACATTCGAAAGCTCGAATCGCAGGCCGCCGCGTCGCACGACAGTCTAACGCTGGGGATCGCGCAGACGATGGAAGCTCTGCTCGTCGGGACGGGCGCCGACATGTTCGGCAACCTGACGTACA belongs to Gemmatimonadaceae bacterium and includes:
- a CDS encoding SusC/RagA family TonB-linked outer membrane protein — protein: MLSLRSRWYRLLPLAALIALPGRLVSQAATITGHVTGEGGVPLVGVTVSINGMGLGSMTTTDGRYSFTVPASRVSGQLVTLSARRVGYAPGTAQVTLSAGTITHDFVLTAAALQLEQVIVTGAGTSQVRERIGSTINSVDPAQLQRQSVPQNAISELSGTTPNVRVNTQSGEPGSSAFVLIRGATSVTGTNQPLIVVDNQPIDNSTISTNGGDGSTVAQNRAADLNPNDIESVQILKGAAASAIYGARAANGVILITTKKGASGPTRYTFASTQTFDNVIKTFPLQQQYGQGSNGKPGTCTDPDCNASSLSWGPLLSGVPTFDHGKEIYDTGLTSDNALSVSGGNNRTTFFLSGGLTDQLGMMKGSNNRYDRSTVRLSASHQLLNSLTFGGNFSYFNTRGEYVQKGSNTSGLLLGALRTSPDFNNLPFLDPVSGLHRSYRFPHPTAASITDPRGYDNPFFVLDNPGNRSELGRFLGNMTANWVPTSWIAVNETFGADNYTDSRLESAPLTSSTDPVGFVTRYTINNLEIDHNLTATLSHTFNPNIDARLILGQNLNSRRYRDVYIFGDQLIAPTPFAIQNTVSYTPTETRSLRHIQAYFTQAELDFYNQLHVTAGARDDGFSTFGSGNKTALYPKIDAAWTFTNWLNHGASTGNEWITNGRLRAAYGETGREPPAYAAISALSSTSTFGSGFGDVIGSKQSGQGGLVTGSNLGNPNLKPERDREAEAGLDFGFWGTRSDFSFTFYNKRSTDVILPAPVNAASTGAFTELVNGATLTNKGVELTLNVRPYTSQNVDFSIGGNWARNRGRVESLLEGVQFIPYNTEGFTGAIGSSTVGFAPGVLRGNDWIRCGLGQQQVLPGTGGAVVSVDSACGASAKKGALYLSANGQPVANPDEQVIADPNPKWSGGVNGLLRVGKFQFSTLFDLRHGGQVWDGTRSALDRFGTALETDVRSQQGVFGQNVLAGQAVAGPGAGVVAFKTPADWQAWYTGPGGSAGTVQSQFVEDGSFVKWRELSVIYTLDNAWLHSKMGLSSALIRVAGRNLHTWTKYQGLDPETNLGGAEFLTQGIDFFQNPQTRSFVVSVTLNR